A single genomic interval of Streptomyces showdoensis harbors:
- a CDS encoding VanZ family protein — MFIALATLLSATVGFVVYKQSPREAGHRALKGLFGASVAAVTSLTLWSTGSPVHQPRMCVVNRDLIEPFTTDQSLLNAGLFLPVGLLGVLATRKVLGTLAFGILLTFSIETLQGSLTFLGRGCDSSDLLMNSLGVVVGACVGWGITALERPRAGFLHVWRTRNTWAAVSLVAGLALVWGLAIEPQVVDRTLGIGRADAAQEAAIRAAVDESFDGYYEVSRVDFAAGPDGTGTVMAQFVGGGSAELRWPGRDTFQAYLDMSSTGEPSGYPLPGVNVSPSGGQQAQEVARTYAARHAAWGLRGARPRTTKVDEKAELGWTTSRRRHDANGVLLPMRLDVQVDRAGRVTGVVFVP, encoded by the coding sequence ATGTTCATCGCCCTGGCGACCCTGCTGTCGGCAACGGTCGGCTTCGTCGTCTACAAGCAGTCCCCGCGTGAAGCCGGGCACCGTGCCCTCAAGGGCTTGTTCGGGGCGTCCGTGGCCGCCGTGACCAGTCTGACGCTCTGGTCGACCGGCTCGCCTGTCCATCAGCCGCGGATGTGCGTCGTCAACCGCGACCTCATCGAGCCCTTCACCACCGACCAGAGCCTCCTCAACGCCGGGCTGTTCCTCCCGGTCGGGCTGCTGGGCGTGCTCGCGACCCGGAAGGTCCTCGGCACCCTCGCGTTCGGCATCCTGCTCACCTTCTCGATCGAGACCCTGCAGGGCTCGCTCACCTTCCTGGGGCGGGGCTGCGATTCGAGCGACCTGCTGATGAACTCCCTGGGCGTGGTCGTCGGCGCATGCGTCGGCTGGGGCATCACTGCCCTGGAAAGGCCGCGTGCCGGGTTCCTCCACGTCTGGCGCACTCGGAACACCTGGGCGGCCGTCTCCCTGGTCGCCGGGCTCGCCCTGGTCTGGGGCCTCGCCATCGAGCCGCAGGTCGTGGACCGGACTCTCGGGATCGGGCGGGCGGACGCCGCGCAGGAAGCGGCGATCCGTGCGGCCGTGGACGAGTCCTTCGACGGGTACTACGAGGTCAGCCGCGTCGACTTCGCGGCCGGACCGGACGGCACCGGCACGGTCATGGCCCAGTTCGTCGGGGGCGGCTCCGCCGAGCTCCGCTGGCCCGGCCGGGATACGTTCCAGGCCTATCTCGACATGTCGAGCACGGGCGAGCCGAGCGGCTACCCGCTCCCCGGCGTCAACGTCTCCCCCTCCGGCGGGCAGCAGGCGCAGGAGGTCGCCAGGACGTACGCCGCTCGCCACGCCGCATGGGGACTGCGCGGTGCTCGGCCGAGGACCACGAAGGTCGACGAGAAGGCGGAACTCGGCTGGACGACCAGCCGGCGCCGCCACGACGCGAACGGCGTTCTCCTGCCCATGAGGCTCGACGTCCAGGTCGACCGGGCCGGACGCGTGACGGGGGTCGTCTTCGTGCCGTGA
- a CDS encoding glycosyltransferase: MRIVIITAGSRGDVAPFTGLGRRLRDAGHQVAVAAHGSFAPLIGGCGLDFRPVPGDAQQLIRDWSQAASRAEVQALTRAYADGIADGVADAVSGGADLLLTPFGPAPLARAAGEAHGVPVLGTYLTPSFATARFPLPNARDLSRGNLAAGQDVVRRAEGAFAGAVTRLRTRLGLPTGPGTATGAGTGAWADTGGLRPPVFHGYSPLVLPRPDDWPTGVGVSGYWWPARPDGWRPPAELADFLQAGPPPVFLGFGSMAPGEGERLGDLVTAAVRRAGVRAVVQAGWAGLHALGPDVLPIGDVPHDWLFPRTAAVVHHAGAGTTGAALRAGVPAVPVPVMADQPFWADLLHARGVAPRPLPYAELTAENLADAITTCLTDPTYRTRATQLAQGIATEDGAGAVLSHIGRAA; encoded by the coding sequence ATGCGCATCGTCATCATCACCGCCGGTTCCCGGGGCGACGTCGCCCCCTTCACCGGCCTCGGCCGACGCCTCCGGGACGCCGGCCACCAGGTCGCCGTCGCCGCGCACGGGTCCTTCGCCCCGCTCATCGGCGGCTGCGGGCTCGACTTCCGTCCCGTCCCCGGCGACGCGCAGCAGCTCATCCGCGACTGGTCGCAGGCCGCCTCGCGGGCCGAGGTCCAGGCGCTGACCAGGGCGTACGCGGACGGGATCGCCGACGGGGTGGCGGACGCCGTGTCGGGCGGGGCCGACCTGCTGCTCACCCCCTTCGGCCCGGCGCCGCTCGCCCGCGCGGCCGGCGAGGCGCACGGCGTCCCGGTCCTCGGCACCTACCTCACCCCGTCCTTCGCCACCGCCCGCTTCCCGCTGCCCAACGCCCGCGACCTCTCCCGGGGCAACCTCGCGGCCGGGCAGGACGTGGTGCGGCGCGCGGAGGGGGCGTTCGCGGGGGCGGTGACCCGGCTCCGCACCCGCCTCGGCCTGCCGACGGGGCCCGGAACCGCGACCGGGGCGGGGACCGGGGCCTGGGCGGACACCGGGGGCCTCCGGCCGCCCGTCTTCCACGGCTACAGCCCCCTCGTACTGCCCCGCCCCGACGACTGGCCCACCGGTGTCGGGGTGTCGGGCTACTGGTGGCCCGCCCGCCCCGACGGCTGGCGGCCCCCGGCCGAGCTGGCCGACTTCCTCCAGGCGGGCCCGCCCCCGGTCTTCCTCGGCTTCGGCAGCATGGCGCCGGGCGAGGGGGAACGGCTCGGCGACCTGGTCACCGCGGCGGTCCGCCGCGCGGGCGTCCGCGCGGTCGTCCAGGCGGGCTGGGCCGGGCTGCACGCCCTCGGCCCCGACGTCCTGCCCATCGGCGACGTCCCGCACGACTGGCTGTTCCCGCGCACCGCCGCCGTCGTGCACCACGCGGGCGCGGGCACCACCGGCGCCGCCCTGCGCGCCGGCGTCCCCGCCGTCCCGGTCCCCGTCATGGCCGACCAGCCCTTCTGGGCGGACCTGCTCCACGCCCGCGGTGTCGCCCCCCGCCCCCTCCCGTACGCGGAACTCACCGCCGAGAACCTGGCCGACGCGATCACGACCTGCCTCACCGACCCGACGTACCGCACCCGCGCGACACAACTCGCCCAGGGCATCGCGACGGAGGACGGCGCGGGGGCGGTCCTGTCCCACATCGGGCGGGCGGCCTGA
- a CDS encoding MerR family transcriptional regulator produces the protein MAWSIADVARMSGVTSRTLRHYDEIGLLPPAWTGSNGHRMYERDDLLRLQQILLMRELGLGLKEIRAVLDSQVDRVAVLREHHERLLAERERLGTLARTVARTITELEEDAPMAQINRPENLFEGFEPDPEMEAEVQERWPAAYEQSRQATAGMTPADMEHWQREVTAQMIRLAEFMTAGTPVDDPAVQAEIDAHYRNVSRFWTPNAEAYKGLALMYVEDPRFRRNYERIAAGLAEYQRDAMAVYADTRLS, from the coding sequence ATGGCCTGGTCGATCGCGGACGTGGCCCGGATGTCCGGGGTGACCTCCCGGACCCTGCGCCACTACGACGAGATCGGCCTGCTGCCCCCCGCGTGGACCGGCTCCAACGGGCACCGCATGTACGAGCGGGACGACCTGCTGCGGCTGCAGCAGATCCTGCTCATGCGGGAGCTAGGCCTGGGCCTCAAGGAGATCCGCGCGGTCCTGGACAGCCAGGTCGACCGGGTGGCCGTCCTCCGCGAGCACCACGAGCGGCTGCTCGCGGAACGCGAACGCCTCGGGACGCTCGCCCGGACGGTCGCCCGCACCATCACCGAACTGGAGGAGGACGCCCCCATGGCGCAGATCAACCGACCCGAGAACCTCTTCGAGGGCTTCGAGCCGGACCCCGAGATGGAGGCCGAGGTACAGGAGCGCTGGCCCGCGGCCTACGAGCAGTCCCGGCAGGCGACGGCGGGCATGACCCCCGCGGACATGGAGCACTGGCAGCGCGAGGTCACGGCCCAGATGATCCGCCTCGCGGAGTTCATGACCGCCGGCACGCCCGTCGACGACCCGGCCGTCCAGGCCGAGATCGACGCCCACTACCGCAACGTGAGCCGGTTCTGGACGCCGAACGCGGAGGCGTACAAGGGCCTGGCCCTGATGTACGTGGAGGACCCGCGCTTTCGCCGGAACTACGAGCGGATCGCGGCCGGTCTTGCCGAGTATCAGCGCGATGCGATGGCTGTCTACGCGGACACCCGGCTGAGCTGA
- a CDS encoding AraC family transcriptional regulator, with amino-acid sequence MLDDLNRALEYVEAHLDRELDVAEAARIAMTSEYHFRRLFSALAGMPLSVYVRRRRMTLAGAEVIGGERTLLDVAVRYGYGSGEAFARAFRAVHGVGPGEARRTGAVLTAQPRMSFRVVIEGSSTMRYRIVEKEAFRFLGRKARIPLVHEGVNPAGAALVASLDERAIGAMKGVADGEPAGVLSAAVHLSDSREEGTELDYWIGVVAGPGAAAEGLEALDVPAGTWAVFDDHGPYPSALQELWRAVFTQWFPSNPYASRPGPELLRTVPVEIGTDTDSQLWVPVERIRP; translated from the coding sequence GTGCTGGACGACCTGAACCGGGCTCTCGAATACGTCGAGGCGCACCTCGACCGCGAGCTCGACGTCGCCGAGGCGGCCCGGATCGCGATGACCTCGGAGTACCACTTCCGGCGCCTGTTCTCGGCGCTCGCCGGGATGCCGCTCTCCGTGTACGTGCGGCGCCGGCGGATGACGCTGGCCGGGGCCGAGGTGATCGGCGGGGAGCGCACGCTGCTCGACGTGGCGGTGCGCTACGGCTACGGCTCCGGGGAGGCGTTCGCGCGGGCGTTCCGCGCGGTGCACGGGGTGGGGCCCGGGGAGGCGCGGCGCACCGGCGCGGTGCTCACGGCGCAGCCGCGGATGTCCTTCCGGGTCGTCATCGAAGGGAGCAGCACCATGCGGTACCGCATCGTCGAGAAGGAAGCGTTCCGGTTCCTCGGCAGGAAGGCGCGGATCCCCCTGGTCCACGAGGGGGTGAACCCGGCCGGGGCGGCGCTCGTGGCGAGCCTGGACGAGCGGGCGATCGGCGCGATGAAGGGGGTGGCCGACGGGGAGCCGGCGGGCGTGCTGTCGGCGGCGGTCCACCTGTCCGACAGCCGCGAGGAGGGCACCGAGCTGGACTACTGGATCGGTGTGGTGGCGGGCCCGGGGGCGGCCGCCGAGGGGCTCGAAGCCCTCGACGTGCCGGCGGGGACCTGGGCGGTCTTCGACGACCACGGGCCCTACCCGAGCGCACTCCAGGAGCTGTGGCGGGCCGTGTTCACCCAGTGGTTCCCCTCCAACCCGTACGCGAGCCGCCCGGGCCCGGAACTGCTGCGGACCGTGCCGGTGGAGATCGGCACGGACACGGACTCCCAGCTGTGGGTGCCGGTGGAGCGGATCCGACCCTGA
- a CDS encoding CopG family transcriptional regulator, giving the protein MPAGRVAAVKARVGARGFSAYVSAAVERQIQRDLLEESLRAKEAEIGPPTQEIQDWAAAIFREAEEQAARLEPGEEKR; this is encoded by the coding sequence ATGCCGGCAGGTCGCGTCGCGGCGGTGAAGGCGCGCGTGGGCGCGCGCGGCTTCTCCGCCTACGTCAGCGCGGCGGTCGAACGGCAGATACAACGGGACCTGCTGGAGGAGTCGCTCCGGGCCAAGGAGGCCGAGATCGGCCCTCCCACCCAGGAGATCCAGGACTGGGCCGCGGCGATCTTCCGCGAAGCCGAGGAGCAGGCCGCCCGGCTGGAGCCCGGGGAGGAGAAGCGGTGA